The genomic DNA GCCAAACTTCATCCGCCCGGCCCACAACGGTAAGCAGAACAACTTCCTGTTCGCGGATGGTCATGTGGCTGGCATGCGATTCCAGGAGACGTTCCCCGCGGGTGATGCGCCGACCCTCAGGCCGGCCCGCGGCATGTGGAGCCGAGCTCGATAATTAGAGTGGGCCAGGATGCGCTTCCTGTCCCGCGTGGCGCGCCAAGAACAACGACCAACCGAAGACGGCCAACGACACGGGCGTGACGGTGATCGGCCACCACCGCCGTGGCGTCAACTGGCGCGACGGTGACGACGGCGATCAGCGGCAGTGTTCCTCGTGACGGTTGTGGAGAGACGCGAAAACGCCGGGTGCCACGGGCGGTACGCCGCCCGTGTTGATCCGTGCTCGACCGACAGCCGGACGACGTACCGCCCGTGGCACCCGGCTGTGCGTCCATCCATGGGGCGCGTCTGGCCGGGTCGCTTGAACGGCCACGCCACTGATGATCGCGCTTTTCGACGGTCGCGCTTGCCACGGGGGGCGATCGACGCGATAACCCCAAGCCCATGGCAGCCACCGATAACAAAATTATTTACTCGATGACCGGCGTCTCCAAGATGCACGAGAAGAAGGTCATCCTGAAGGACATCCACCTCTCGTACTTCTACGGCGCCAAGATCGGCGTGCTGGGGGTGAACGGGTCGGGCAAGAGTACGCTGCTGCGCATCCTGGCGGGGCAGGACAAGAACTACGAGGGGACGATCACCAAACAGCCGAACTTTAGCGTCGGCTTCCTCGAGCAGGAGCCGAAGCTGGACCCGGAGGCGACGGTGATCGAGGTCGTTCGCCAGGGCATGCAGGCGACGGTCGATTTGCTGACCGAGTTCGACAAGGTGAACGACAAGCTGGGCGATCCGGATCTGTCGCCCGAGGACATGGACAAGCTGCTGGAAAAGCAGGGCACGATTCAGGAAAAGCTGGACCACGCCAACGCGTGGGACCTCGATAGCCAGTTGGAAATGGCGATGGACGCGCTGCGCTGCCCGCCGCCGGATGCGAAGATCGGCCCGCTGAGCGGCGGTGAGAAGCGCCGGGTGGCGCTGTGTCGGTTGCTGCTGCAGAAGCCGGACATTTTGCTGTTGGACGAACCGACCAACCATTTAGATGCCGAGAGCGTGGCGTGGCTGGAGCAGCACCTGCAGCGGTACGAGGGGACGATTATCGCGGTCACGCACGATCGGTACTTTCTGGACAACGTTGCCGGGTGGATTCTGGAGTTGGAGTTTGGCAGGGGGTTCCCGTTTAAAGGCAACTATTCGAGCTGGCTGGAACAGAAGAAGAGCCGGCTGGCGGTTGAGGAAAAGCAGGAATCGAATCGTCAGAAGCTGCTCGCCAAGGAACTGGAATGGGTGCGCGCCAGCCCCAAGGCCCGCCAGGCCAAGAGCAAGGCCCGTTTGAAGGCCTACGAGGAGATGGCGTCGGCAGAGAACCAGAAGAAGGCGACCGAGATCGACATCTACATCCCGCCGGGCCCGAAGCTGGGGCAGCTGGTGATCGAGGCGCAGAACGTCAGCAAATCGTTCGGCGACAAGGTGCTGCTGGACAACGTGAACTTCACGCTGCCGCGCAACGCGATCGTCGGCATCATCGGCCCCAACGGCGCGGGCAAAACGACCCTGTTCCGCATGATCACGGGTGAAGACAAGCCCGACAGTGGCACGATCCGCCTGGGCGACAGCGTGAAGCTGGCCTACGCCGAGCAGACGCGCGAAGCGCTGGGCACCGGTGAGAACGTTTGGCAGGTGATCAGCGAGGGGCAGGAGTTCATCCAGTTGGGCAACGTGAAGATGAACAGCCGCAGCTACGTGACGCGGTTCGGCTTCACGGGGACCGACCAATCGCGGTCGGTGGACGTGCTATCCGGCGGCGAGCGCGGGCGCATTCACCTGGCCCGCATGCTCAAGAGCGGCGCGAACGTCATTTTGATGGACGAACCGACCAACGACCTCGACGTGAACACGATCCGCAGCGTCGAGGAGGCCCTGGAGAACTTCGCTGGCTGCGCCGTCATCATCAGCCACGACCGCTGGTTCTTAGATCGCGTGGCGACGCATATTCTGGCGTTCGAGGGGGATAGCCAGGTGCGGTTCTTTGAGGGCAACTTCACGGAATACGAGGCCGACCGGCACCGCAGGATGGGCGCCGAGGCGGATCGGCCGCACCGGATCAGCTATCGGAAATTAACGAAGTAGGATTCGTGGCGGAGGTGAATGCACGGGTACGGTTACATAGGGCTTAATCGCGGTAAACATGACGTGTCATCCCGAAGCGCAGCGAGGGATCTCGAATTACCGAGAAGTGCTCGGCCGATCGAGATCCCTCGCTGCGCTTCGGGATGACAGGGGGAGCGTAGCTCGCCTTGGGCAGTAACTTGGCTCAGGTCGCAACACGTCGCCGACGCAGCATCACCCCGACGCCGAGCGCGACCACCAACACCCCCACCACTCCCGGTTCGGGCACCGCCACAAAGCTCTCGCCGACCATCGCATCGGCAATCTGCTGCGCGTAGGCGGGGACGAACGAGCCACCGCTGGCGACCCACTCCTTGGTCTTGTCGTCGGTCGCGTTGAACCAGTTGATGCCGACGAGCGTCAGCTGTCCGCCGACGTCGATGAAGTTGGGCGCGCCCGAGTCGCCGCCTTGCAGGAACGTTTCGTCGATGCCGGAGCCGTCGTCGTAGTAGGAGATGGTGGCGTACCCTTCGACGCCACCGACGTCGAAATTGTCGTTCGGGTTAGGCGGGATGATCTCGTCGATCGTATTCCGCCCAACTCGGTCCGACGTGTCGCCCGCATTACCACGACCATAAACGAACTGGGAGCGGCCAATGTAGGCGCTGTTGTCGCCGAGCAGCGGGATCGCGTACGTCGCGATGTTGTGCAGCGGATTCAGCGGCGTAGTCAGCCTGCCCAGCCGCAAATCGCTGTTGGAGCCGTCCGGATTCTTCAGTGTGACCGCCGACGCGACGGTGTAGCTGACCGTGCCGCCGGGCACGTTGTCGGCATCGAACGTCGCGGTTGAATTGACCGCCGGGCTCGCGTGGGCCGCCGTCAGGAAATAGCTCGGCGAGATCATCGTCGCCCAGCTACCACCGGCATGCCCCACGCCCGAAAAGTCGTACCCCGCCCCGATAAAGCTCGGGCTGTTGGCGAATCGATCGTGCCGTGCCGGCGTGTAACCATCGATATGCAATGCCGCGTTAGAGACGGCCGGGAAAAGCGTAGCTGCCAGCAAAAACATCAGCCGGTTGCGCATGTAGGGTTCCTCTTCGACAAATTAGGAATCGAAGCGAAACCCTACCACCCCACCGCAACCCTGCGAATCGCCAAAAAGCGATCGAAGGCAAACAAACTCGCGACCACCCCCGATGGCGGTCCCAGCTTCGCTGAGCCCGCTTCCCCGCCCCCCACACCACACCGGCGCGCAATTCCCTTACCCGATCTGGCACGTCCGCACCGACAACACGCGCGGCACGTCCCCCGGCAGGCGCTGCCACGCCTTGCCCCCATCGCGGCTCGCGTACACGTGTCCCATGGTCGTCCCAAGGTACACGCCCGGCTCGTCCCGGTCGTCCACCGTCATCGCGTCGCGCAGGATGCCGACATAACTGCCCGCCGGCAGCCCGTCGTTCGTCGCGGCCCACGAGGACCCCTCGTCGGTTGACCGGTAGATCGCGAATCGCCCATCCTTGAAGAACCGGGTCTCGTCACCGCCCAGCGGCGCGATGCACAGTTCGCCGCGGTTGGTCATCACCATCGGAAACCCGAAATTGCCCGGCAGGCCGTGCTCGATCTTCCGCCAGTTGTCGCCGGCGTCGTCGGTGCGGTACACACCGCCGTGGTACTGCATGAAGAGCGTGTCGGGCTTGGTCGCGTGCTGCACCATCTTGTGGACGCAGTGCACCGCGTCCGGCTCATCCGACCCGGTCGGCACGCCGCCCAAGCCCTTGTTGGCCGGCGTCCAGGTCGCGCCACCGTCGGTCGTGCGGAAGCAGCCAACCGCGCTGATGCCGACCCACATGCGCTGCGGATCGCTGTGGTCGACGATGATCGTGTGCAGGCAGAGCCCACCCCCACCCGCGAACCACTTGGGGCGCGTGGGGTGCTTCGTGAGCGAGTCGATTTCGGTCCAACTGTCACCCCCATCGCGCGAGACGAAGAGGCCTGCCTCATCGACGCCCGCAAACACCGTGTGGTGCTGAGCCGGGTGTGCGCAGACCTGCCAGATGCGGTTCATCTTGAACCCCGACTCCGCCGAGTACGCCGGCCCGCGCTCGATCTGCGACCACGTCTTGCCCATGTCGTCGCTGACGCGCAGCGTCGCGCCGTAAGCGTAATGCGTCGTCCCCACAATCAACCGCGGCGTCTCACGCCCGTTGACCAGTCCCACCGAGCTCACCTCCCACCCCGGCAGCATCGGCTCTGCCATCGTCCATTGCTGGCGCGACGCGTCGCTGGTGTAGCAGAAGAGGCCCTTGGTGGTGCCGACGAAGAGATGCTGCTGTGACATAGTTTGCCCCGTTGGAAGGTTTGGTGCCCACAGGATGCGCTGCTGAGGTCGGTATTTCAAGCGACGCTGTGCCTTCACGTAGCATGGGCGTCTCGCCCTTGCCTGTGGTCAAAGCGGAAGATCAATTTTTGGTTGGCAATCTTCCGGAGTAGATTCCCGGGATGAAATGAATTTTGCGTGCTGCTGGCAGGCATGGGCGAGACGCCCATGCTACGTGAAGCGAAGATTGCTACTCCCCCGACGGTTCGCGAATGACCGCGGCGATGTCGCAGCACTTTTCGAGCAAATGTTCGACCGTCTCCAGGCTCAGTACCGTCGCGGCGTCGCTCTTGGCGTTCTTGGGGTCGGGGTGGACCTCCAGGAACAGCCCGTCCACGCACCCCGTCGCGACGGCGGCGCGGGCGAGCAGGGGCGCGTACTGCGGGTTGCCACCGCTGGCGCCGCCCAGGGCGGCCGGTTGCTGGGTGCTGTGGGTGACGTCGAAGATCACCGGCACGCCGAAGCTCTTCATGATCGCCAAGCCCGTGAAGTCGTTCACGAGGCGGTTGTAGCCGAAGAACGAGCCGCGCTCGGTCAGCATCGTCTGGCTGGGGATGACCGACCTGCGATTGGCAATGGCCGCCGACGCTTCATCGCCGCGCGCGGCCTTCACCTTCTCGACGGCGTTGGACATCTCCTGGGGGCTCATGAACTGCCCCTTCTTGATGTTCACCGCCGCCCCACTGCGGCCGGCGGCGTGCAGCAGGTCGGTCTGCCGCGCCAGGAACGCCGGGATCTGCAGAATGTCCACCACGCTCGCCGCCTCGGCGACCTGGTAGCTCTCGTGCACGTCGGTCAGCACCGGCACGCCCACCTGCTCCTTCACGGCCTTCAGCACGATCAACCCATCCTCGAGCCCCGGCCCGCGGAAGCTGCCGTTGGACGAGCGGTTGGCCTTGTCGAAGCTGGCCTTGAACACGTACGCGATGCCCAGCTTGTCGCAGATGCCCTTCATGTGCGTCGCGATCTGCAGCGACTGATCGAGCGACTCGATCACGCAGGGGCCGGCGATGACGAACAGCGGGGTACGGGTCAGGTAGTCATTGGTCATGAGTCACTAGTCACCAGTGGTAAAAGTGCGTCCGGTCGTCAGGCACGTGCGAGTGACGAGGGACCAGTGACCAGTGACCGCCTACGGCACGATAAAGCCCACGCGCCGTTCAAGCAAATCGATGCGCAGCGGCGTGAAGCCGAAGGCGTCGCCGTCGAGTTGGATGGGGGTTTGTTCTGACGACTCGATCTCGATGCGCGTGCCACCCGCCAGCACGACACCGTCGGCCTGCAGGTGCTCGCCGGCGGCGGCGAGCAGCGCGATCTGCAGCAAATCCTTCCGATCGCGGCACGGCATCACGCAAACGTCCAACCGGCGGTCGTTCGGTCGCGCATCGGGCAGAAACGGAAAGCCCATCCCATACTCCGGCACGTTCGCGACGATCGCGATGGCCGGGCGTTCATCGAAGATCGGCCGCCCGTCGACCGCAACGCGCAGCGGGTGAAACGCGTAGTCGCGCAGCGTGAGCAACGTGGGGAACGCGTAGCTGATGAAGTCGATCGGCCCGTTGCGCACGCGCTCCATCTCGTGCACCACGTGCGCGTCGAACCCGGCGCTGGCCATCAGCAGAAACATCTGCCCGTTGGCGCTGCCGGCGTCGAAGTGCACGACCCGGTACTTCGCGATGGCCGCCGCGATCTCGTCGGCGGGGTCCTCGTCGTGCCAGGCCAGTTCCAAATGCTTGCCGATGAGGTTCGCGGTGCCCATCGGCACGAGCAAAATGGGCGGCGGTTCGGGCAGCACCTCGTACAACCGAGCCGCGACCGCGCGCAGCGTGCCATCGCCACCCATTACGATCGCGGCGTGATGCGTCGCCGCAGGCTTGGGCAGAAACTGGCCCGGCGGCTCGAAGACCGTCCGCACGTCGTACCCCGCCGGCTGCAACCGCCGGGCGATCTTCCCCGCAAACGACCGCGCCCGCCCCCGGCCCGCGTTCGGGTTGCAGAAGACGAGGATGGTGGGACGGGGACGCATGGACTTCCCGAGGCTAATGCAATTCCGCGCAGGCGTCATCCGTGTGGAACGATGGGCGTCTTAGCCGTGGCATGGGCGTCTCGCCCAGGCGTGTAG from Tepidisphaeraceae bacterium includes the following:
- the ettA gene encoding energy-dependent translational throttle protein EttA, whose translation is MAATDNKIIYSMTGVSKMHEKKVILKDIHLSYFYGAKIGVLGVNGSGKSTLLRILAGQDKNYEGTITKQPNFSVGFLEQEPKLDPEATVIEVVRQGMQATVDLLTEFDKVNDKLGDPDLSPEDMDKLLEKQGTIQEKLDHANAWDLDSQLEMAMDALRCPPPDAKIGPLSGGEKRRVALCRLLLQKPDILLLDEPTNHLDAESVAWLEQHLQRYEGTIIAVTHDRYFLDNVAGWILELEFGRGFPFKGNYSSWLEQKKSRLAVEEKQESNRQKLLAKELEWVRASPKARQAKSKARLKAYEEMASAENQKKATEIDIYIPPGPKLGQLVIEAQNVSKSFGDKVLLDNVNFTLPRNAIVGIIGPNGAGKTTLFRMITGEDKPDSGTIRLGDSVKLAYAEQTREALGTGENVWQVISEGQEFIQLGNVKMNSRSYVTRFGFTGTDQSRSVDVLSGGERGRIHLARMLKSGANVILMDEPTNDLDVNTIRSVEEALENFAGCAVIISHDRWFLDRVATHILAFEGDSQVRFFEGNFTEYEADRHRRMGAEADRPHRISYRKLTK
- a CDS encoding trypsin-like serine protease; this encodes MRNRLMFLLAATLFPAVSNAALHIDGYTPARHDRFANSPSFIGAGYDFSGVGHAGGSWATMISPSYFLTAAHASPAVNSTATFDADNVPGGTVSYTVASAVTLKNPDGSNSDLRLGRLTTPLNPLHNIATYAIPLLGDNSAYIGRSQFVYGRGNAGDTSDRVGRNTIDEIIPPNPNDNFDVGGVEGYATISYYDDGSGIDETFLQGGDSGAPNFIDVGGQLTLVGINWFNATDDKTKEWVASGGSFVPAYAQQIADAMVGESFVAVPEPGVVGVLVVALGVGVMLRRRRVAT
- the kdsA gene encoding 3-deoxy-8-phosphooctulonate synthase codes for the protein MTNDYLTRTPLFVIAGPCVIESLDQSLQIATHMKGICDKLGIAYVFKASFDKANRSSNGSFRGPGLEDGLIVLKAVKEQVGVPVLTDVHESYQVAEAASVVDILQIPAFLARQTDLLHAAGRSGAAVNIKKGQFMSPQEMSNAVEKVKAARGDEASAAIANRRSVIPSQTMLTERGSFFGYNRLVNDFTGLAIMKSFGVPVIFDVTHSTQQPAALGGASGGNPQYAPLLARAAVATGCVDGLFLEVHPDPKNAKSDAATVLSLETVEHLLEKCCDIAAVIREPSGE
- a CDS encoding diacylglycerol kinase family protein encodes the protein MRPRPTILVFCNPNAGRGRARSFAGKIARRLQPAGYDVRTVFEPPGQFLPKPAATHHAAIVMGGDGTLRAVAARLYEVLPEPPPILLVPMGTANLIGKHLELAWHDEDPADEIAAAIAKYRVVHFDAGSANGQMFLLMASAGFDAHVVHEMERVRNGPIDFISYAFPTLLTLRDYAFHPLRVAVDGRPIFDERPAIAIVANVPEYGMGFPFLPDARPNDRRLDVCVMPCRDRKDLLQIALLAAAGEHLQADGVVLAGGTRIEIESSEQTPIQLDGDAFGFTPLRIDLLERRVGFIVP